The genomic interval AGAAGTCTGGGGTGACTGCTAAAGGCCGGCGGCTGAGGTTTTTCCGGGTTACGCCAGCCTTGAACAGGTACCCAACATGCCCTGTCCGAGCGGACTTCGTCTACGACGGCGGTGGCACCGAGACGTTCCACTCCTCACAGCTCGCCCTGCGCCCGCACGGGGTGCACGCGTACTACGGCCCTTTCATGGGCGTTCCGGCCCTCCGGCCGACCGACCTGCCCAACAGCATCTTTCTGACGTACCCGGTGATGCACCACCACGTGCCCACCCGCGAGGCCCTGTTCCACCGCACCGGAGAGATCTTCGACCTGGTACTCGGCGGGCAGCTCACCCCGCGCATCGGCGGCCGCTACGTCCTGGCGGACGCGGCACAGGCCCACGCGGACATCGAGTCGCGCGGGACCACCGGGAAGCTGCTCCTCCTGCCCTGACCGGCCATGGCCCACGCCGTCCCGCGTACCCTTCGCGTTCAAGGGGCGGGACAACTCACACCGGGAGGATCTGTGTCCTTGACCCGTAAGGGCGCCGCCACCAAGCAGCGCATCGTCGAGGGAGCCGCCGAGGAGATACGCGACCAGGGCGTGTTCTCCCTGCGGCTGGAGGATGTGATGGCTCGCACGGCGACCAGCAAGAGCCAGTTGTTCCACTACTTCCCCAGCGGGAAGGACGAACTGCTGCTGGCCGTGGCCCGCCACGAGGCGGACCGGGTCATCGCGGACCAGCAGCCGGAGCTGGGTTCTCTGACCAGCTGGGCCGCGTGGTGGCAGTGGCGGGACAAGGTCGTCGCGCGCTACCGCGCGCAAGGCGAGAACTGCCCGCTGCACACGGCCATGTCCCGGATCGGAGCGGCCACGGAGGCCGCGCGGGCCGTGGCTTGTGAACTCCTGAAGCGGTGGCAGGACCAACTCGCCTCGGGCATCCGCCATATGCAGGGTATCGGCGAGATACCCCCCGGACTGGACGCCGACCGCGAGGCCGCCGCCCTTCTCGCCGGGGTTCAGGGCGGCGTGATGATCCTGCTGACAACGGGCGGCCTGGACCACCTGGAAGCCGCTCTGGACCGGGGCATCGCCCACCTGAGGGGGCCGGACCGGCCCAGCCATGATCCGGATGGGTGTCTCAGTAGTGCTGTGCAGACGGAGAGTTGAAGAACGGTACTCAGGGTCCGTCGGATAAGGTGACTTGGCTGTCCTGTGTGGTCCGTAACGCGACCGGACTGACGCTGTTCCAGGTCGGCTCTTTCGACTCTGCCGGCGGAGACTTTCGCATAACTTCACTGTTCAGGAGGTCTGATGACGGAACGTACGGAGTCGATCGAATCGATGGAGCAGCTCGCCGTGGTCTGGCGGGCCATGGTCCTCGACCGTGACGCGGACGCGGATGTGCGGGACCTTCCCGGAATCGCCGTCCGCTGGGCCGACTGCCGGTTCGCCTTCTGGAACTGCGTCACGTTGACCGATGTCGACGCGGACACGGCGCTCTTCGAGCAACGCCTGTGCCAGGCGGCGGACATCATGCGCGCGAAGGAACACCCCGGGTTCCTGTGGCTCTTCGAGGACCTCCTCAGCGACGAGGCACGCGCGGGAATGCCGGCGGCGGCGGAGAAGGCGGGCCTCGACCACGCCTTCCCCGGCACCGGGATGGCCGGCGACTTCCTTCCCCTCCCCGAGCCGTCCCACCCCGATCTGACCTTCGTGCGCGTGACCACGGACGAACAGCTACAGGCGTACGCGGACCTGAACTCGCGGGCTTACGGATTCGCGCTGGAGGACGGCCGCGACGGGCTCCTCGGGTCCACGCTGTGGAGGAAGCAGGTGCATGCCTACCTGGGCGTACGGGACGGGGTCCCGGTGACGTGCGCCGGGGCGGTGGAGGCGGAAGGCCGGCTCTTCGTCGCGCTCGTCGCCACGGCCCCGGAATGGGAGCGCCGGGGCTACGGAGAGGCGGTGACGCGCAAGGCCCTGTACGAGGGCGCCCGGGCCACCGGCCTGACACGTGCCACCCTGCACGCGACGGCGGCGGGGGCGCCGGTGTACCCCCGCATCGGCTTCAGGCCGAACTCGCCGATGCACTTCTACGGCCTGAAACCCTGAAGAGCCCGAAGAGCCCGAAGAACTGACCTCCCGGACGCCCGCCGGCCCCGGCGCTCGCGCGACTAGGCCGCTGCCACCCGCTCGGCGAGGAAGTCCTCCCAGGTCCGCTGTCCGACCGAGGCGCCTTCCAGAGTCAGGTTCTCGCCCGCGCGGTAGGCGCGGCCGACCTTTCCCGGCATCCGGACGGGCAGCGTCATCCGGTGCTTGCCGCGCGCCTCCAGATAGCCGCGGCTCAGGTCGTCCAGGCCGTACACCTTCGGCCCGGTGAGGTCGGGCACGAGGCCGGCCGGGCGGCCGAGGGCCAGTTCCACGAGGCGTACGGCGACGTCGCGCGCGTCGACCGGCTGCCAGCGGAGCCCGCCCGGGGCGGGTACCACCGGCAGCTTCGCCATCTTCTCCACGACCGTCAGGGCCAGGTCGTGGAACTGGGCGGCCCGCAGCGTCGTCCACGGAATCCCGGAGTCCGATATTGCCCGCTCCGCGCCCAGCTTGGCCCTGAAGTAGCCCAGCGGCAGCTTGTCCGCCCCGATGACCGAGATGTACACCAAGTGATTCACACCGGCGGCTTGCGCGGCCCGCACCAGGTGTCGCGTGGCCTCGTCGTCGCCCTTGGGGCCGCCCGCGAGGTGCAGGACGGTGTCGACCCCGCTGAGCGCGGCGTCGATTCCCTCGCCCTTGCGCAGGTCGGCGGCCACGTGCTCGACACCGTCAGCAGGATCGCCGCCACGCCGGCTGAGTACCCGCACGGTGCGACCGGCCTCCCGCAGGAGGGGCACGACGAGGCGGCCGAGCGTGCCCGTGCCGCCGGTGACCAGAACGGGGGTGCTCGCCACGGTCATCTTCACCATCTCCAATGCGTCCGCCCGGGAGGTGCTCTCCCAGGTCTCTGCCTCTATGACCCACGGCGAAGGAGGAATGTGACGGGCGGACGAAAAAATTTCGGGAGACCGGGGTCAGGGCCGGGACGGGCGAGGGCCCGGCCGTGGTGGCCGGGCCCTCGTGCCAGGGCGGACGCCTACTGCGGCTGTGTGGCGATCTGGATCAGGTTGCCGCAGGTGTCGTCGAAGACGGCCGTGGTGACGGCGCCCATCTCCATGGGCTCCTGGGTGAAGCGGACGCCGAGGCCGCGCAGGCGCTCGTACTCCGCCTTCACGTCGTC from Streptomyces albireticuli carries:
- a CDS encoding TetR/AcrR family transcriptional regulator, which gives rise to MSLTRKGAATKQRIVEGAAEEIRDQGVFSLRLEDVMARTATSKSQLFHYFPSGKDELLLAVARHEADRVIADQQPELGSLTSWAAWWQWRDKVVARYRAQGENCPLHTAMSRIGAATEAARAVACELLKRWQDQLASGIRHMQGIGEIPPGLDADREAAALLAGVQGGVMILLTTGGLDHLEAALDRGIAHLRGPDRPSHDPDGCLSSAVQTES
- a CDS encoding zinc-binding dehydrogenase; the encoded protein is MNRYPTCPVRADFVYDGGGTETFHSSQLALRPHGVHAYYGPFMGVPALRPTDLPNSIFLTYPVMHHHVPTREALFHRTGEIFDLVLGGQLTPRIGGRYVLADAAQAHADIESRGTTGKLLLLP
- a CDS encoding NAD(P)H-binding protein, which codes for MTVASTPVLVTGGTGTLGRLVVPLLREAGRTVRVLSRRGGDPADGVEHVAADLRKGEGIDAALSGVDTVLHLAGGPKGDDEATRHLVRAAQAAGVNHLVYISVIGADKLPLGYFRAKLGAERAISDSGIPWTTLRAAQFHDLALTVVEKMAKLPVVPAPGGLRWQPVDARDVAVRLVELALGRPAGLVPDLTGPKVYGLDDLSRGYLEARGKHRMTLPVRMPGKVGRAYRAGENLTLEGASVGQRTWEDFLAERVAAA
- a CDS encoding GNAT family N-acetyltransferase, which produces MTERTESIESMEQLAVVWRAMVLDRDADADVRDLPGIAVRWADCRFAFWNCVTLTDVDADTALFEQRLCQAADIMRAKEHPGFLWLFEDLLSDEARAGMPAAAEKAGLDHAFPGTGMAGDFLPLPEPSHPDLTFVRVTTDEQLQAYADLNSRAYGFALEDGRDGLLGSTLWRKQVHAYLGVRDGVPVTCAGAVEAEGRLFVALVATAPEWERRGYGEAVTRKALYEGARATGLTRATLHATAAGAPVYPRIGFRPNSPMHFYGLKP